A section of the Pseudomonas flavescens genome encodes:
- the motD gene encoding flagellar motor protein MotD — MARRRRHEEHENHERWLVSYADFITLLFAFFVVMYSISSINEGKYKILSETLTGVFNQPDRSIKPIPVGDERPRTTEPDRSMVDEETAQQIAASTLESIADSVREAFGGLLQSDQLKVRGNELWIEIELSSGLLFPSGDALPNDAAFEIIEKIAKILAPYGNPVHVEGFTDNQPIRTAQFPTNWELSTARAASIVRMLAMDGVDPSRMAAVGYGEFQPVADNATAEGRARNRRVVLVVSRNLDVRRSVSGVGSANAQPDAAMQRAGTQPASAPAAQAPANGAVNSPSPAQ, encoded by the coding sequence ATGGCTCGCCGACGCCGCCACGAAGAGCATGAGAATCACGAGCGCTGGCTGGTGTCCTACGCGGACTTCATCACGCTGCTGTTCGCCTTCTTCGTGGTGATGTACTCGATTTCCTCGATCAACGAAGGCAAGTACAAGATCCTTTCGGAAACCCTGACGGGCGTGTTCAATCAGCCTGATCGCTCGATCAAACCCATTCCGGTGGGTGATGAGCGACCGCGTACCACCGAGCCGGATCGCTCCATGGTGGATGAGGAAACGGCGCAGCAGATCGCCGCCTCGACCCTGGAGAGTATTGCCGACAGCGTGCGTGAAGCCTTCGGCGGGCTGCTGCAGAGCGATCAGCTGAAAGTGCGCGGCAACGAGCTGTGGATCGAAATCGAATTGAGCTCCGGGCTGTTGTTTCCCAGCGGCGATGCACTGCCCAACGATGCCGCCTTCGAGATCATCGAGAAGATTGCCAAGATTCTGGCGCCCTACGGCAACCCTGTGCACGTGGAAGGCTTCACCGACAATCAGCCGATCAGAACCGCGCAATTCCCAACCAACTGGGAGCTGTCTACCGCACGCGCTGCCAGCATAGTACGGATGCTGGCCATGGATGGCGTCGATCCGTCACGCATGGCGGCGGTGGGCTATGGCGAGTTTCAGCCGGTAGCCGACAACGCCACGGCAGAGGGCAGGGCGCGCAATCGTCGAGTGGTGTTGGTGGTCTCGCGTAATCTCGATGTGCGGCGTAGTGTAAGCGGCGTGGGTAGCGCCAATGCCCAGCCGGATGCGGCGATGCAGCGTGCTGGCACGCAACCTGCTTCAGCGCCTGCAGCACAGGCTCCAGCCAATGGCGCCGTCAATTCCCCGTCGCCTGCGCAATGA
- a CDS encoding protein-glutamate methylesterase/protein-glutamine glutaminase: MVVKVLVVDDSGFFRRRVSEILSSDPNITVVGTATNGREAIDQALALKPDVITMDYEMPLMDGITAVRSIMQRCPTPVLMFSSLTHEGARVTLDALDAGAVDFLPKNFEDISRNPEKVKQLLCEKVHSISRSNRRGIGTASLTPPAGGSLSRPASTSSAPAPAARPQPSVSHPPAERHSSSASAAPKRKAYKLVAIGTSTGGPVALQRVLTQLPANFPTPIVLIQHMPAAFTKAFAERLDKLCKINVKEAEDGDILRPGLAILAPGGKQMMIDGRGTIRILPGDERLNYKPCVDITFGSASKSYNDKVLAVVLTGMGADGREGARLLKQGGSQVWAQDEASCVIYGMPMAIVKANLADAVYPLDDIGRHLVEACL, encoded by the coding sequence ATGGTTGTCAAGGTACTGGTGGTCGACGACTCCGGCTTCTTCCGCCGCAGGGTTTCGGAGATCCTCTCGTCCGATCCCAACATCACCGTGGTCGGCACGGCCACCAACGGACGTGAGGCCATCGATCAGGCGCTGGCACTCAAGCCGGACGTGATCACCATGGACTACGAGATGCCGTTGATGGACGGCATCACGGCAGTACGCAGCATCATGCAACGCTGCCCGACACCGGTGTTGATGTTCTCCTCGCTCACCCACGAAGGCGCCCGGGTCACCCTGGATGCGCTGGATGCCGGGGCGGTGGATTTCCTGCCGAAGAATTTCGAGGACATCTCGCGCAACCCGGAGAAGGTCAAGCAACTGCTGTGCGAGAAGGTGCACAGCATTTCGCGCAGCAACCGCCGGGGGATCGGCACGGCGTCCCTGACGCCGCCTGCCGGCGGTAGCCTGAGCCGACCTGCCAGTACGTCGAGCGCACCTGCACCCGCGGCGCGGCCACAGCCAAGCGTGAGTCACCCGCCTGCCGAACGTCATTCGTCCAGCGCCAGTGCTGCGCCCAAGCGCAAGGCCTACAAGCTGGTGGCGATCGGCACCTCGACCGGCGGCCCGGTCGCTCTGCAGCGGGTGCTAACGCAGTTGCCGGCGAATTTCCCGACGCCGATCGTGTTGATCCAGCACATGCCTGCGGCCTTCACCAAGGCCTTCGCCGAACGTCTGGACAAACTCTGCAAGATCAACGTCAAGGAAGCCGAGGATGGCGACATCTTGCGCCCCGGGCTGGCCATTCTGGCGCCGGGCGGCAAGCAGATGATGATCGACGGGCGCGGCACCATCCGCATCCTGCCCGGCGACGAGCGTCTGAACTACAAACCCTGCGTGGATATCACCTTCGGTTCTGCCTCCAAGTCGTACAACGACAAGGTGCTGGCCGTGGTGTTGACCGGCATGGGGGCCGATGGTCGCGAAGGCGCTCGCCTGCTCAAGCAGGGGGGCAGCCAGGTATGGGCGCAGGACGAAGCCAGTTGCGTGATCTATGGCATGCCCATGGCGATCGTGAAGGCCAACCTGGCGGATGCGGTGTACCCGTTGGATGACATCGGCCGGCATCTGGTCGAGGCCTGCCTCTGA
- a CDS encoding flagellar motor protein, whose protein sequence is MDVLSLIGLILAFVAILGGNYLEGGHVSALLNGPAALIVIGGTLGAALLQTPVIVFKRAMSILRWIFFPPQIDLPGGIDRVVNWSMTARKEGLLGLEAVADGEADPYARKGLQLLVDGAEPEAIRSILEVDLYTQESRDIQAAKFFECMGGYAPTIGIIGAVMGLIHVMGNLADPSLLGGGIAVAFVATIYGVAIANLLLLPIGAKLKSVAMRQSAYREMLLEGILSIGEGENPRSIELKLQGFMN, encoded by the coding sequence ATGGATGTACTGAGCCTGATCGGTCTCATCCTGGCATTCGTCGCCATACTTGGCGGCAATTACCTGGAAGGCGGTCATGTCTCGGCACTGCTCAACGGCCCGGCGGCGCTGATCGTGATCGGCGGTACGCTGGGTGCGGCGTTGCTGCAAACGCCGGTCATCGTATTCAAGCGCGCCATGAGCATCCTGCGCTGGATCTTCTTCCCGCCGCAGATCGATCTGCCTGGCGGTATCGACCGGGTGGTGAACTGGAGCATGACCGCGCGCAAGGAGGGCCTGCTCGGCCTCGAGGCGGTCGCTGACGGCGAAGCCGATCCCTACGCACGCAAGGGCCTGCAACTGCTGGTCGATGGCGCCGAGCCGGAAGCCATTCGCAGTATTCTCGAGGTCGATCTCTACACCCAGGAAAGTCGCGACATACAGGCTGCCAAGTTCTTCGAGTGCATGGGCGGTTACGCGCCGACCATCGGCATCATCGGCGCGGTCATGGGGCTGATCCACGTGATGGGCAATCTGGCCGATCCGAGCCTGCTCGGTGGCGGGATCGCCGTCGCTTTCGTCGCCACCATCTACGGCGTGGCCATCGCCAACCTGCTGCTGTTGCCCATCGGTGCCAAGCTCAAGTCCGTGGCCATGCGCCAGTCGGCGTATCGAGAAATGCTCCTCGAAGGCATTCTGTCCATCGGCGAGGGTGAGAACCCACGCTCCATCGAGTTGAAGCTGCAAGGCTTCATGAACTGA